In the genome of Fusarium poae strain DAOMC 252244 chromosome 1, whole genome shotgun sequence, the window TGCAGTGCAATGAGGTTGCGTTGCCGCTATGAAAGGTACGTACAGGCGAGCTGGCAAGGCAAACACGGTCTGGCGCGGCCGGAAAGAAGCAGCTCAGTGAAGTGGAGGTCCACGTTGACTGAAGCAGCCTGAGAGCTGTGGCGTCCGAGGCTCAGCAGATCGTAGAGGTTGTGTTATGTAAGCTCACTATCAAAGCACACCGAATATTGATCTCATCTATTTACAAGCGTAGCTCTAGTTATGAGAACAGTATAAGTGCGATATTGACCAATATGTTTGGTATTGTGAATCACAGCTTTTACAGCAAGACTTGTGAAATTAGCATGGCAGCCTACCTTGGTAGTTAAAGAAGTGACTGAAGAGCTTGGATAGGTACTACTTGGTTTGCTCgacttacctaggtacctacctaggtactaacctaggaGGTAGTCTAGGTACCCTAATTAGAACTAATACCATGGAattctaggtacctacttaGGTACCGAGGTAGTAGTTTCACCTTTCAGAATTTCATATTCACATTCATAGAAGCTTCTGGCATCCATATTGTAGGCAAGGAACATCTTGTGGTAAAAGCCAAATCATTCATAACTCGCGGCTGCCTAGGTACTCCGTAGTGCCCGTGGGTTGAACAAAGCCCCTACATTGTACACAACCCCGCCGTGACCACACTTTCGTCTATTAGCTACCTGCTTACATCACCGCCAACCAAGCTCATCCTCCCCGCGATCGCCTTAGATCAACAGTCCACAACGTTTCTGTTTCATACATAAGCTTTCCATCGTTATTTTATACCGGGCTCTACTTGGATCATGGCAACCAACGTCGTTGTGATAGCTTCCGACCTGCGCCGGGCTACTATCAAAGTTACACCTGGAACATATCTGATTGACGTATTAGAGGAAGCATGTCGAAGGCTTAACCTCTCTAGTGACAAGTATCTCGTCAAGTGAGTCCACACCCAGCGGGTAACTTTTTATGATCAAATACTGACAACGTCTTCCTCTAGGCACCGACAAAAAACAGTCGACCTCTCTATCCCTTTTCGTGCTTCTGGTCTAGGTCCTGGCGCAAAGCTCGAGCTTGTGCAGAAGTCAAAAACACCTTCCGCCATTCAAGTCGCCCTTCAAGTTCCCCATCCTGAGGCTAGCGAAATACCAGGTGGAAGGCTGATCCAAAAATTCCCCAGCGATCTGACCATATGGAAGGTTTTGCGCCAATTCGAGAGTGGCGAGGCGAGTAATGGAAAGAACATCAATATCACTGCCCGCGGGGTTGCGTGTATGGAAAACGGCTCAGGAAGTGGCAGCGGGCAGTTGCATTACGAAACACCCGTCTTGAACATTATGGGCAGAGAACTCTCATCTTTCACAGACTTCCAGAAGACACTGTCACAACTAGGATACAACTCTGGAAGTGTTTTGATCAGATTGACCTATCGCCAGACGGACAAGACACTGTTCGACGCTATGACTGAAATCAGCCAATTCTTCAACGACACAGATGAAGAATACCAGAAGGAGGAGGTACCAACAACAGAGACCGAGCCTGTTCCAACGGGAGAAGAGATAGAAAAACAGGAAGAGCACGCACCGCAAGAGACAACCGAGTCAAAAATGGAGGATGTTCAGCCAGAGCCGTCTCAGGAGGCAACTTCTGTTCAACAGGAGAAAGGGCTTGAGACTGTTACAGAAGACAATATGGAAGTCGACTCTTCTCAACCTAATGATCCACTGGCACCTGTCAATGTCTTCCTGGCACCTTCAGGGTCAACACCCGCAGCAGCTTTGGCTCCTGCTCCCGATACAGACTTCGCTCCCACCATCGCGCATGCGCAACTGCACCAAGCTCGATTACAGGAAAACTCAAGAAACAAACGATTGCTCTCGGATAAGGAgttggaggagaaggctGCTGTAGAAGCCGCCAAGATCAACGCTATCAAATCCATTCTCGTCAAGGTCAGGTTCCCAGACAACACCAGTAGCGATTGGCAAGTGAGCCCGTCGCATACTGGAAGGTTCCTGTACGACGCTGTCCGACACGTCATGGCCCATAACGACCAACCCTTCCATCTAGTCCTCCCCGGAACCAAAATTGTAATCAAGGACGACCTTAGCTCCAACAATGGGCTAATAAAAGCCTATAAAATGTCGGGAAGAACTCTTATCAACTTGGTTTGGGACGATACGGTGCCAAAAGCTGTGCGGAAAGAAGCTTTCCTCAAGGCCAATGTAGCTCAACAGGGCCAACAAGTCAAGGTCCCCGAACCTGTCACTCCCAATGAGAAGGACGAGGAGGAGTCTGTGGCTCGGCCAGCGCCAGCAGAGAAGGATGAGGGATCTGGGGACAAGGTTGCGAAGAAAATACCCAAGTGGCTCAAGCTAGGAAAGAAATAGACGGCTACTACGTGCGTAATGGAAGgggtttttctttttttttgcttttggAAAAAACATTAGATAAAcactaattattataagcgGCGTTATCAGTACCAGCTCAGCAGAAGTTCTAGTCAGCATATCAAAGCGGAAAGCGGAGCTATCGGCATGATCACATTCATGGATAACAGACTTCACACAGAAATGATTACCAGTTGTCACAAAGTAAACTGAGGGGAGCGTGGCTTGATCGTTACGCCATAAATTGCTTGAAAGTGTTGGTATTCCGGTGAGCCGCAGCTTTCCCTGCCACGGAGCATCATAGCcgttatttttttaattgaTCATACCGTGACCACGCCAATCCATGCGAACCCCATTTGGTGCCAGATTCCCAGAAATCAGATTAAGCGACTTAGTGACCAGCACGGCGAGACTCAGCGATGACACGCTGGAGCTCGTcgaccttggccttggcacGACCGAAGGTACCGAGCTGTAGCAGGAGTTAGTAGGTATATCGGGAGACGATTCGATGTGTTCTGCAGTTCGACGTACTCTCTTCTTGGCGAGCTTACGGGCACGCTTGTCCTTGGAGTTGCGGAGCAACTCGATGACTCGGCGCTCGTAGGGAGCAAGGCTATGAAAAATGATGGTTAGTAAATTTTCTGACACAGGTTTGATGTAGCTCCTCCTCATCCGGCAAAATCGAGAGGGAGCATTGACACATATAGCCGCAACAACACAAGTAACCGGTGTCTAGTCGGTCCGTCCATCGTGCATTCGCCCTAACTCGTGTCCCATTTCCTCGAATGAGAATCGCATTGACTTACCCGGCAACCTCCTTGACAACCTCGCGGACGAAAGCAGTGCGCTTGCTCAGGTGACCCTTGGTTCGGGAAACACGGGGCTTGACAACACGGGGGGTGGTTTTCTGTAATATCGGCGACAAAAGTCAGCGTCCATCGTCTGCTAGTTGGATTTCGTCGCGCCGTCATCCGTCGCGAAGGCGAAGCAGAGATCCTCCACGAGGTGAGACTGCGACAGGTAAACGTACGTGGCCCTTGTTGAGGCCAACGGCCAGACCGGACTTCGCGGGGGTATCAGCGGCCATTGTTGCTGGATGGGTTAGTCGAAGGGTTGATCGAGAATATTTCCAAACACGAGAGTGAACACAAAAAGATGGAGGGGAGAGTAAATGGAAAGTTTTTCCAAATGTGTGGGTCACGTGCCAAAGGGTAAGCGAGGTGGCTGATAGGtggggtactgcatggttgTGGCGCAATCAGAACTTCGAGTTCTAATCACTGTCTCTATATTAGGTATGCGACAGATCTATAAAGAAGATCTTTATCATTATCCGGCATCAATGTGTGTATGTTTTTCTAAGATTAATCTGTATGACGACTTGATAAAAGGTAGCTTATCTTGGGGATGAAACTTCTTTCTCGACTGCCGATAAATCTCAAGGCTCCTCTGGCGGAGTATGTACAACTCACTTCTTAAAGACTTGCGATACCACACAGCTTTGATTGAGCATCAACGCATTGTTGCAAACAGCATCTTCGAGAGATGGGCTGTTAACGCAACAAGGTAACATGCCAGGCTTGTCTCCTGCTAACGTTACTTGGTTACCTCCCAGCCTCTCAGACCCTGATGTGGGAGATCACTTAAGGGTATGATTTAATGCGCATTATGATCGGCAACCCGAGTCTCGTGGGTGCATCTCACAATTATATCTTGTGTTTACCAGCAACATGCAGACGCACCTCTGGACTTTATTCAATGATCGCTTCTCAGTCCAATCAATTCTCACGACGACATGACGCTTCTATTCTTGTGGCACTCGACGGGAATAGGTTACATACATACTCTATTCGTGACCAACAGACAACTTACCGCTAAGATATTGGCAAACGTGCACTGTCCGTACAGAGGACAAATCCACATTTAAACCTCCGACCCAGCAAACATGAAACGTGATCGACATCCAATCAATTGCACTGCCCTGACTGCCTACTGACGGATCCTCGCCTCTAATCCGTCAACTCCATGCCGGCTTTGCAGACTCAGGAAGATCGGCAGGTGAAATCGGATTACACAAAGACGCCGAAAAGGAAAACAGGCCCGTTTTAATGATCTATTGGGCCGCGTGTTCGGCAAGGCAAAAAGAAGCCAGCCAGAGAGACTACTATACGACTCTGACGTCGTGTTCTCCATATGGCTTGCTCGATGGGTTTATAACTAGTCATGCCTCGACGTGAAAATCTATTACTTTCTCTAAACCATATCTCACTACCTACTTTACGACCTTATCGTCTTTACTCTTCTGTTTACCCCTACCTTGACGTCGAATATTATACAAGATCTATACTCTCAAAATGCATCTCGGACTTGTTCTTCTCTCTGCTCTCCCTACTACATGGGCCGCTCATGCCTATGCAGTCCCTCAAAGCCTATCAGCCTTGGAAAGCAGCGCCGAGGACAACGGCTGCACACTGCCTGATACCTATCATATCCGCGACTTCAAGGCAGAGTCGAAGGATGGCGGCAAAACCCTCACTGTCTTCGACTTTACCTTCTTAGATGAAGACACGGATTTGACAACTCCTTGTCACAAGAACTCTTCTTCAAAGCCCATCACTGGGATGGGCACCGACCGATTCGCGTGTGATGACCGCGCTGTCGAGTTTCTGTGGGACGGCGACTATCAGAAGCTctggatgatggagaaggTCTGCAGTCAAGAGGATGGGTAAGTACTCCTGGTATACCAGTTATAAATATTTTGAATGTTAACGCGATTTTATAGAAGCCTGCCATACGAGGCCAGCGGAAGCGTTATGCTCCCTCTCAAGTGTTCCAGGACCGGCATTTGCACAACCAACTCAACAGACCATAAGGCTGGTTTCACTAGCCTCCAGCCGTCCAGGCAGCCCCCAGTCTAGATGATTTGATTTGTAAGACTTAGTGCATTGTGCGGGACTAGAGATAATAATCAGGTGTTATAACCACAACTCGTTTTTATTTaggtattttttatttaGCTCTCTGAGCCACATGGGACGCAgttatttttaagttttgGGCCCGAACATAAAAATAATGTTTGTTTTTACGATAGAATAAAAAATAGAATATTCAGAATTCAATTCCTAGTCCAAAAGATGATATTCTCATACCCAATGCATGGTGAACTGTTCAGACACCAGTCATGGAATCCAACTGCCGTCTGCCAGGTACTAAAGCGGGCCTAATAGAGAATCCGGGGTAGGACAGGCTCATTCAACCACTCACAGCCCCTCACTTCTCGGGAAC includes:
- a CDS encoding hypothetical protein (BUSCO:23201at5125); the protein is MATNVVVIASDLRRATIKVTPGTYLIDVLEEACRRLNLSSDKYLVKHRQKTVDLSIPFRASGLGPGAKLELVQKSKTPSAIQVALQVPHPEASEIPGGRLIQKFPSDLTIWKVLRQFESGEASNGKNINITARGVACMENGSGSGSGQLHYETPVLNIMGRELSSFTDFQKTLSQLGYNSGSVLIRLTYRQTDKTLFDAMTEISQFFNDTDEEYQKEEVPTTETEPVPTGEEIEKQEEHAPQETTESKMEDVQPEPSQEATSVQQEKGLETVTEDNMEVDSSQPNDPLAPVNVFLAPSGSTPAAALAPAPDTDFAPTIAHAQLHQARLQENSRNKRLLSDKELEEKAAVEAAKINAIKSILVKVRFPDNTSSDWQVSPSHTGRFLYDAVRHVMAHNDQPFHLVLPGTKIVIKDDLSSNNGLIKAYKMSGRTLINLVWDDTVPKAVRKEAFLKANVAQQGQQVKVPEPVTPNEKDEEESVARPAPAEKDEGSGDKVAKKIPKWLKLGKK
- a CDS encoding hypothetical protein (SECRETED:SignalP(1-16)~BUSCO:54508at5125), giving the protein MHLGLVLLSALPTTWAAHAYAVPQSLSALESSAEDNGCTLPDTYHIRDFKAESKDGGKTLTVFDFTFLDEDTDLTTPCHKNSSSKPITGMGTDRFACDDRAVEFLWDGDYQKLWMMEKVCSQEDGSLPYEASGSVMLPLKCSRTGICTTNSTDHKAGFTSLQPSRQPPV
- the RPL36 gene encoding 60S ribosomal protein L36 (BUSCO:58693at5125); this encodes MAADTPAKSGLAVGLNKGHKTTPRVVKPRVSRTKGHLSKRTAFVREVVKEVAGLAPYERRVIELLRNSKDKRARKLAKKRLGTFGRAKAKVDELQRVIAESRRAGH